One stretch of Aquimarina sp. Aq107 DNA includes these proteins:
- a CDS encoding TonB-dependent receptor yields MKKLTLILFGLFTSLTFSQQIVTGTVTDALGSPIPFVNITEKGSDKGTITDDDGKYTIAVDENAILVFSFVGFQTQEVTVGTADKIDVTLLEGEALNTIIVVGSRSPKRTATDTPVAVDIIDMQDIVTKSGKIEINELLQYSAPSFNANKQSGSDGADHVDPASLRGLGPDQTLVLINGKRRHSSSLINIFGTRGRGNSGTDLNTIPATSIKRIEILRDGAAAQYGSDAIAGVINIVLKDNIDKLSGSISYGAYNTNAKGDFPDGTPNTDGNRLDTENDGNRIADDKSFDGGSVKVTANYGVGIGDKGYINFTTEYLSKNKTLRPGFDFRRGFGEAAIDGFNLFVNANVPLSEKTELYAFGGRNYRDTDAFAFTRNGGERVVTEIYPNGFTPRITSNIIDNSISAGVRTETDNGWKIDLSNTWGKNNFHYFIEGTLNASLEENSPTEFDAGGHSLSQNTINLDFSKYYPKMAQGLNLAFGAEYRTENFIIFAGEEGSYATYDINGLPIVDPATQTQPVDPDSGELRPGGSQGFPGYSPANEVDRSRSNLSLYADAELDITDAFLLAGAARFENYSDFGSTINGKLALRIKASENINIRGSISTGFRAPSLAQIYYNLRFTDFQGGIATETLLAPNNSQVTASFGIDRLKEETSLNASLGLTAKLGDFSATVDGYYIDIKDRIVLTGTFEATEIDNVNEAQFFANGVDTETVGMDLVLSWKGNYNFGTLSALLAGNVNNMYITAVNTNLDTDIFFGKREQAFLLASAPRSKFALNLNYNTEKFNAGLGLTRFSDITLVDFVDTEDEYGAKITADLTLGYKLSDQLKLTIGGNNITNEYPDQQNDGETEAGGYWDAVQMGFGGAYYYARLDFSF; encoded by the coding sequence TATTTTAGTATTTAGTTTTGTTGGCTTTCAAACTCAAGAAGTAACTGTAGGTACAGCAGATAAAATAGATGTTACCTTATTAGAAGGGGAAGCTCTTAATACAATTATCGTTGTAGGTTCTAGAAGTCCGAAACGAACAGCTACAGATACTCCGGTCGCTGTAGATATTATTGATATGCAAGATATTGTGACCAAAAGTGGTAAAATAGAAATCAATGAATTATTACAATATTCTGCGCCTTCTTTTAATGCAAATAAACAATCTGGTTCTGATGGTGCAGATCATGTAGACCCTGCTAGTTTAAGAGGTCTTGGTCCGGATCAAACTTTAGTTCTGATTAATGGAAAAAGAAGACATAGTTCATCTTTAATCAACATTTTTGGAACTAGAGGTCGTGGAAATTCTGGTACTGACCTTAATACAATTCCTGCTACCTCAATAAAAAGAATAGAAATTCTTCGTGATGGTGCTGCAGCACAATATGGTTCTGATGCTATTGCAGGTGTTATAAACATTGTGCTAAAAGATAATATTGATAAACTAAGTGGTAGTATCAGTTATGGAGCATATAACACAAATGCCAAAGGAGATTTTCCTGATGGCACTCCAAATACAGACGGGAATCGTTTAGACACCGAAAATGATGGTAATAGAATCGCCGATGATAAAAGTTTTGATGGTGGCTCTGTTAAAGTAACGGCTAATTACGGTGTTGGTATCGGAGATAAAGGATACATCAATTTTACCACAGAATATTTAAGTAAAAATAAAACCCTTAGACCTGGGTTTGATTTTAGAAGAGGATTTGGAGAAGCTGCCATTGATGGTTTTAATCTATTTGTAAATGCTAATGTTCCTTTATCAGAAAAAACAGAATTATATGCTTTTGGAGGAAGAAACTATCGTGACACAGATGCTTTTGCTTTTACTCGTAATGGAGGCGAACGTGTGGTAACCGAAATTTATCCTAATGGTTTTACTCCAAGAATAACTTCTAACATTATTGATAATTCAATTTCTGCTGGAGTACGAACTGAGACAGACAACGGTTGGAAAATTGATCTAAGTAATACTTGGGGTAAAAACAATTTTCATTATTTCATAGAAGGTACATTAAATGCTTCATTAGAAGAAAACTCGCCTACAGAATTTGATGCAGGAGGACACAGCCTAAGTCAAAACACAATTAATTTGGATTTTTCTAAATATTATCCAAAAATGGCTCAAGGCTTAAACCTTGCTTTTGGAGCAGAATACAGAACAGAAAACTTTATCATTTTTGCAGGAGAAGAAGGTTCTTATGCTACCTATGATATAAATGGGTTACCTATTGTAGATCCTGCAACGCAAACACAACCGGTAGATCCCGATAGTGGTGAATTAAGACCAGGAGGCTCACAAGGATTTCCAGGATATAGTCCTGCTAACGAAGTAGACCGATCTAGATCTAACTTATCCCTATATGCAGACGCAGAATTAGATATTACCGATGCATTTCTTTTAGCCGGTGCTGCAAGATTCGAAAACTATAGCGATTTTGGAAGTACTATTAATGGTAAATTAGCTTTACGAATTAAAGCTTCTGAAAATATTAATATTAGAGGTTCGATAAGTACTGGATTTAGAGCTCCATCATTAGCGCAAATCTATTACAATCTTAGATTTACTGACTTCCAAGGTGGTATTGCTACAGAAACTTTATTAGCTCCTAATAATAGTCAGGTTACTGCATCTTTCGGTATTGATAGGTTAAAAGAAGAAACTTCTTTAAACGCTTCTCTTGGTTTAACTGCTAAATTGGGAGATTTCTCAGCTACGGTAGATGGATATTATATTGACATAAAAGATCGTATCGTTCTTACTGGTACTTTTGAAGCTACAGAAATTGATAACGTTAATGAAGCTCAATTTTTTGCTAATGGAGTTGATACAGAAACCGTAGGTATGGACCTTGTACTATCGTGGAAAGGAAATTATAATTTTGGAACATTATCTGCACTATTAGCTGGAAATGTAAACAATATGTATATCACAGCTGTAAATACTAATTTAGATACTGATATTTTCTTTGGAAAAAGAGAACAAGCATTTTTACTGGCCTCTGCTCCAAGAAGTAAATTTGCATTAAACCTTAATTACAATACGGAAAAATTTAATGCTGGTCTTGGTTTGACTCGTTTTAGTGATATCACTCTCGTAGATTTTGTAGACACAGAAGATGAATATGGAGCAAAAATAACCGCTGATCTTACCTTAGGTTATAAGTTATCAGACCAATTAAAACTAACCATTGGAGGTAACAATATCACTAACGAATATCCTGATCAACAAAATGATGGAGAAACCGAAGCTGGTGGATATTGGGATGCCGTTCAAATGGGATTTGGTGGAGCCTATTATTATGCTAGATTAGATTTTAGCTTCTAA